From a single Streptomyces sp. NBC_00377 genomic region:
- a CDS encoding CbtB domain-containing protein → MAQTVAQPTAGPAAAPAKLPIGAIVPWAVFFGILMMVLLYFVGAEQGATSVVSGEDVHEWVHDARHLLGFPCH, encoded by the coding sequence ATGGCGCAGACCGTCGCACAGCCGACCGCCGGCCCCGCCGCCGCACCCGCCAAGCTGCCGATCGGGGCGATCGTCCCTTGGGCGGTCTTCTTCGGCATCCTGATGATGGTCCTGCTCTACTTCGTCGGAGCCGAGCAGGGCGCCACCTCCGTGGTGTCCGGCGAGGACGTCCACGAGTGGGTCCACGACGCCCGCCACCTGCTCGGTTTCCCCTGCCACTGA
- a CDS encoding CbtA family protein, protein MNSAIVRNLLVRGMIAGLAAGLLALAVAYFLGEPRVDSAIAYEDSHAHEHGVELVSRTMQSTGGLATGVLLYGVAFGGIAALAYCFALGRIGRFGPRASALLLSAAGLLAVYVVPFLKYPANPPSVGDPDTIGKRTTLYFLMMVLSVLLTVATVILGKRLAPRLGNWNATIAAGAFFVLAVGLAYAFLPAVNEVPKGFSPTLLWQFRLAALAIQLTLWTAFGLVFGLLAERVLSPAPAATAGKQGAAQAASVTH, encoded by the coding sequence GTGAACTCCGCAATTGTCAGAAACCTCCTGGTCCGCGGCATGATCGCCGGTCTTGCCGCCGGACTGCTGGCTCTCGCCGTCGCCTACTTCCTGGGCGAACCGCGCGTCGACTCGGCGATCGCCTACGAGGACTCCCACGCCCACGAGCACGGCGTCGAGCTCGTCTCCCGCACGATGCAGTCCACCGGCGGCCTGGCCACCGGCGTCCTCCTGTACGGCGTGGCGTTCGGCGGCATCGCCGCTCTCGCCTACTGCTTCGCGCTCGGCAGGATCGGCCGCTTCGGCCCCCGGGCGAGTGCGCTGCTCCTGTCGGCTGCGGGACTGCTCGCCGTCTACGTGGTGCCGTTCCTGAAGTACCCGGCCAACCCGCCCTCCGTCGGCGACCCCGACACGATCGGCAAGCGCACCACGCTGTACTTCCTGATGATGGTGCTCAGCGTGCTCCTGACCGTCGCCACGGTCATCCTGGGCAAGCGACTCGCGCCGCGCCTGGGTAACTGGAACGCGACGATCGCCGCGGGAGCGTTCTTCGTCCTGGCGGTCGGTCTCGCCTATGCGTTCCTGCCGGCCGTCAACGAGGTCCCGAAGGGCTTCTCGCCCACGCTGCTCTGGCAGTTCCGCCTCGCGGCGCTCGCGATCCAGCTCACCCTGTGGACTGCTTTCGGGCTCGTCTTCGGGCTGCTCGCCGAGCGTGTGCTGTCACCCGCGCCGGCCGCCACCGCAGGGAAGCAGGGGGCCGCGCAGGCGGCTTCCGTGACCCACTGA
- a CDS encoding dihydrofolate reductase family protein, with the protein MRKLTYYVACSVDGFIGDVTGDATAMVSFVDEEFLDFLKSQYPETVPTHGRRALGFDDLENRRFDTIIQGRASYDLALKECNPSPYAHLRQYVASRTLGESPSPDVEIIADGLLDKVRELKAEDGGLDIYLCGGSRLAGELRDEIDELVIKRYPMVYGVGMPMFGAAFDAARFTFGGVRSFGNGAVVRTYYRDR; encoded by the coding sequence TTGCGAAAGCTCACGTACTACGTCGCCTGCTCCGTCGACGGCTTCATCGGGGACGTGACCGGCGACGCCACGGCGATGGTGTCCTTCGTCGACGAGGAGTTCCTCGACTTCCTCAAGTCGCAGTACCCGGAGACCGTGCCGACCCACGGCCGTCGCGCCCTCGGCTTCGACGACCTGGAGAACAGGAGGTTCGACACGATCATCCAGGGCAGGGCCAGCTATGACCTGGCCCTGAAGGAGTGCAACCCCAGCCCCTACGCGCACCTGCGCCAGTACGTGGCCTCACGCACCCTCGGGGAATCGCCGTCCCCGGACGTCGAGATCATCGCGGACGGTCTGCTCGACAAGGTCCGCGAGCTGAAGGCGGAGGACGGCGGTCTCGACATCTACCTGTGCGGCGGGTCCCGCCTGGCGGGCGAGCTGCGCGACGAGATCGACGAACTCGTGATCAAGCGGTACCCGATGGTCTACGGCGTCGGTATGCCGATGTTCGGTGCCGCATTCGACGCCGCCCGCTTCACGTTCGGCGGAGTGCGTTCCTTCGGAAACGGCGCGGTCGTACGGACGTACTACCGGGATCGGTGA
- a CDS encoding TetR/AcrR family transcriptional regulator, producing the protein MAGNPERRAALVDAGVEVLAREGARGLTFRAVDTAASVPVGTASNYFTGRDDLLRQIDARLHVRLAPDPEALAELMTRPRDRSLVTAFMHDLMARATRDRSGYLALLEMRLEATRRPELRASFTTSVRGDLEHGMTFHRDAGLPGGDETVVVLYLAMLGLVLEHLTLPGVLDGALPGVRVPEGLVERIVATVVPEAP; encoded by the coding sequence ATGGCCGGAAATCCGGAGCGCCGGGCGGCCCTGGTGGACGCGGGCGTCGAGGTGCTCGCGCGCGAGGGCGCGCGCGGGCTGACGTTCCGCGCGGTGGACACGGCGGCGAGCGTGCCGGTGGGCACGGCCTCCAACTACTTCACCGGACGCGACGACCTGCTGCGGCAGATCGACGCCCGGCTGCACGTCCGGCTGGCGCCGGACCCGGAAGCGTTGGCCGAGCTGATGACAAGGCCCCGGGACCGCTCCCTGGTCACCGCGTTCATGCACGACCTGATGGCCCGCGCGACCCGCGACCGCAGCGGCTATCTCGCCCTGCTGGAGATGCGCCTCGAAGCGACCCGGCGCCCGGAGCTCCGCGCCTCCTTCACCACGTCGGTACGCGGCGACCTCGAGCACGGCATGACCTTCCACCGCGACGCGGGCCTGCCCGGCGGCGACGAGACCGTCGTCGTCCTCTATCTCGCGATGCTCGGGCTCGTCCTGGAGCACCTGACACTGCCGGGCGTACTGGACGGCGCCCTGCCGGGCGTGAGGGTGCCGGAGGGCCTGGTCGAACGCATCGTCGCAACGGTGGTGCCGGAAGCCCCCTGA
- a CDS encoding family 2 encapsulin nanocompartment cargo protein polyprenyl transferase, protein MGSQGHGGPGRADGHEAAGILERSRASVDPELRAACDSLPGPLRRVALYHFGWEHADGTPAASNAGKAIRPALVLAAAGALGGPAARAAALRAAAAVELVHNFTLLHDDVMDRDTTRRHRPTAWTVFGDADAILAGDALQALALGLLAADPHPASSAAVARVAACVVELCAGQQADTAMEKRGPAEITLDEVLVMAEAKTGALLGCACAVGALYAGAAEEDVDALDAFGREAGLAFQLIDDVIGIWGDPRHTGKPAGADLAARKKSLPVVAALTSGTPAAGELAELYAAPYEPADLDRTTLAVERAGGRAWAQEQAADRMSRAMHALSRAIPDPESAGGLLSLAEFVTRRSN, encoded by the coding sequence ATCGGCAGCCAGGGCCACGGCGGTCCGGGCCGGGCCGACGGGCACGAGGCGGCGGGGATCCTGGAACGCTCCCGGGCGTCCGTCGACCCGGAACTGCGGGCCGCCTGCGACTCGTTGCCCGGCCCGCTGCGCCGGGTCGCGCTCTACCACTTCGGCTGGGAGCACGCGGACGGCACCCCGGCGGCGAGCAACGCGGGCAAGGCGATCCGCCCGGCCCTGGTGCTCGCGGCGGCCGGCGCGCTCGGTGGCCCGGCGGCTCGCGCGGCGGCCCTGCGGGCCGCCGCGGCGGTCGAACTGGTCCACAACTTCACGTTGTTGCACGACGACGTGATGGACCGGGACACCACCCGCCGGCACCGCCCCACCGCCTGGACCGTGTTCGGCGACGCCGACGCCATCCTCGCCGGGGACGCCCTCCAGGCCCTCGCCCTGGGGCTGCTGGCCGCGGATCCGCATCCCGCGTCCTCGGCGGCCGTCGCCCGGGTCGCGGCCTGTGTGGTCGAACTCTGCGCCGGCCAGCAGGCGGACACGGCCATGGAGAAACGGGGGCCTGCCGAGATCACCCTGGACGAGGTGCTCGTCATGGCCGAGGCCAAGACGGGAGCGCTGCTCGGCTGCGCGTGCGCGGTGGGCGCACTGTACGCGGGGGCGGCCGAGGAGGACGTCGACGCGCTGGACGCGTTCGGCCGGGAGGCCGGGCTCGCCTTCCAGCTCATCGACGACGTCATCGGCATATGGGGAGACCCGCGGCACACCGGTAAACCAGCCGGTGCGGATCTCGCCGCCCGCAAGAAGTCCCTGCCCGTGGTCGCCGCGCTGACCTCCGGCACCCCGGCGGCCGGCGAGCTGGCGGAGCTGTACGCGGCGCCGTACGAGCCGGCCGACCTGGACCGTACGACGCTGGCCGTCGAACGGGCCGGCGGTCGCGCGTGGGCGCAGGAGCAGGCGGCCGATCGTATGTCCCGGGCGATGCACGCGCTGAGCAGGGCGATCCCGGATCCGGAGTCGGCCGGCGGCCTGCTCTCCCTGGCGGAGTTCGTGACGCGCCGCAGCAACTGA
- a CDS encoding family 2B encapsulin nanocompartment shell protein, with protein sequence MSVGEEVRTDSGKPQQSLGTAAARNLATTTKSAPQMQEISSRWLLRNLPWVDVQGGTYRVNRRLTYAVGDGRITFVKTGDRVEVIPAELGELPALRSYEDEEVLGELAQRCRQREFGPGEVIASFGSQTDEVYLLAHGRVEKVGTGPYGDDQVLGVLADGAYFGDQALLDADAIWEYTARADTACTVLILARQDVEQVAERADTLREHLHQLRAIPEQRTNKYGEKEVDLAAGHAGEPDIPHTFVDYDARPREYELSIAQTVLRIHSRVADLYNQPMNQTEQQLRLTVEALKERQEHELVNNREFGLLHNCEYDQRLQPHDGVPGPDDLDELLSRRRGTKMLLAHPRAISAIGRELNKRGLVPETIDVGGNRIPTWRGVPIYPCNKIPVSEARTSSIIALRLGQEDQGVIGLRQSGIPDEIEPSLSVRFMGINEQAIIKYLVTAYYSAAVLVPDALGVLENVEIGRWR encoded by the coding sequence ATGTCGGTAGGCGAAGAGGTCCGCACGGATTCGGGCAAGCCGCAGCAGAGTCTCGGCACCGCGGCCGCGCGGAACCTGGCCACCACGACCAAGTCCGCACCGCAGATGCAGGAGATCAGCTCCCGCTGGCTGCTGCGGAATCTGCCCTGGGTGGATGTGCAGGGCGGTACGTACCGGGTCAACAGGCGGCTCACGTACGCCGTGGGCGACGGCCGCATCACGTTCGTCAAGACCGGTGACCGGGTCGAGGTCATCCCCGCCGAGCTGGGCGAACTGCCCGCGCTGCGCTCCTACGAGGACGAGGAGGTGCTCGGGGAGCTCGCCCAGCGCTGCCGCCAGCGGGAGTTCGGCCCGGGCGAGGTCATCGCCTCCTTCGGCAGCCAGACCGACGAGGTCTATCTGCTGGCGCACGGCCGCGTCGAGAAGGTCGGCACCGGACCCTACGGCGACGACCAGGTGCTCGGCGTCCTCGCGGACGGCGCGTACTTCGGCGACCAGGCGCTGCTCGACGCGGACGCCATCTGGGAGTACACGGCCCGCGCCGACACGGCCTGCACCGTGCTGATCCTGGCCCGGCAGGACGTCGAGCAGGTCGCGGAGCGTGCCGACACCCTGCGCGAGCACCTCCACCAACTGCGCGCGATCCCCGAGCAGCGCACCAACAAGTACGGCGAGAAGGAGGTCGACCTCGCCGCGGGCCACGCCGGCGAGCCGGACATCCCGCACACGTTCGTGGACTACGACGCCCGGCCGCGCGAGTACGAACTGAGCATCGCCCAGACCGTACTGCGCATCCACTCGCGCGTGGCCGACCTGTACAACCAGCCGATGAACCAGACCGAGCAGCAGTTGCGGCTGACGGTCGAGGCGCTCAAGGAGCGCCAGGAGCACGAGCTCGTCAACAACCGCGAGTTCGGGCTGCTGCACAACTGCGAGTACGACCAGCGGCTCCAGCCGCACGACGGCGTGCCCGGCCCGGACGACCTGGACGAACTGCTCAGCAGGCGGCGCGGCACCAAGATGCTGCTCGCCCACCCGCGTGCGATCTCCGCCATCGGCCGCGAGCTCAACAAGCGTGGGCTCGTCCCCGAGACGATCGACGTCGGCGGCAACCGGATCCCGACCTGGCGCGGGGTGCCGATCTACCCGTGCAACAAGATCCCCGTCAGCGAGGCCCGCACCAGCTCCATCATCGCGCTGCGCCTGGGCCAGGAGGACCAGGGCGTCATCGGACTGCGCCAGTCCGGCATCCCGGACGAGATCGAGCCGAGCCTGTCCGTGCGGTTCATGGGCATCAACGAACAGGCCATCATCAAGTACCTGGTCACGGCCTACTACTCGGCCGCTGTCCTCGTGCCGGACGCGCTGGGCGTCCTGGAGAACGTCGAGATCGGCCGCTGGCGGTGA
- a CDS encoding 1-aminocyclopropane-1-carboxylate deaminase/D-cysteine desulfhydrase produces MLFDNERVTDLRPHLPSPLREVSDDRFGRHGVRLLLKRDDLIHPEVIGNKWRKLAPNLERAAGGTLLTFGGAYSNHLRATAAAGRLLGLPTVGVVRGDELAGRPLNPSLARCAADGMRLHFVERSTYRRKTEPDVLEAIVEAVRAPDAYVVPEGGSNAAAVRGCRALGEELRRRTDVVVLACGTGGTLAGLAAGLAPGQRALGIPVLRGGFLEDGIQALQEDAFGGRRGEWTLDERFHFGGYARVTPGLEAFAADFEQRHGVPVERLYVAKSLYGLVTLVEEGAFPRGTTVTAVITGRPFP; encoded by the coding sequence ATGCTGTTCGACAATGAGCGGGTGACCGACCTGCGCCCCCACCTGCCGTCTCCGCTCCGGGAAGTGTCCGACGACCGGTTCGGGCGGCACGGGGTACGGCTGCTGCTGAAGCGGGACGACCTGATCCATCCCGAGGTGATCGGCAACAAATGGCGCAAGCTCGCTCCCAACCTGGAGCGGGCGGCGGGCGGAACCCTCCTGACCTTCGGCGGCGCCTACTCCAACCACCTGCGGGCCACGGCCGCGGCCGGCCGGCTCCTCGGTCTTCCCACGGTGGGGGTGGTGCGCGGCGACGAACTGGCCGGCCGGCCGCTGAACCCCTCCCTGGCCCGGTGCGCGGCCGACGGCATGCGCCTGCACTTCGTGGAACGCTCGACGTACCGGCGCAAGACGGAGCCGGACGTGCTCGAGGCGATCGTGGAAGCGGTCAGGGCACCGGACGCGTACGTGGTCCCCGAGGGCGGCAGCAACGCGGCGGCGGTCCGCGGCTGCCGGGCGCTGGGCGAGGAGCTCCGCCGCCGTACCGACGTCGTCGTCCTCGCCTGCGGTACCGGCGGCACGCTCGCCGGTCTGGCGGCCGGGCTCGCCCCCGGTCAGCGGGCCCTGGGCATACCGGTCCTCAGGGGAGGGTTCCTGGAGGACGGCATACAGGCGCTCCAGGAGGATGCCTTCGGCGGCCGACGGGGCGAGTGGACGCTCGACGAGCGCTTCCACTTCGGCGGGTACGCCCGTGTCACCCCCGGCCTGGAGGCCTTCGCGGCGGACTTCGAGCAGCGCCACGGTGTTCCCGTGGAGCGTCTGTATGTCGCCAAGTCGCTCTACGGTCTTGTCACCCTCGTGGAGGAGGGCGCCTTCCCGCGCGGGACGACCGTGACGGCCGTGATCACCGGCCGCCCGTTCCCGTAG
- a CDS encoding Na+/H+ antiporter yields MDVMPLLLLVAGSAAVAAAARRTPVPAPLLLVAVGLVVSYVPGVPDYTLDPDVVLPLLLPPLLYTSATDSSYLDLRAQMRPVALLSVGYVLFATFAVGWAAYLIVPGLPLTAALVLGAVVAPPDAVAATAVARRVGLPSRITTILQGESLLNDATAITAYKVALAVVVGEGASWAGGIEEFLVAAVGGTAVGLILMAPLHWLRTHLKEPLLQNTLSLLIPFVAYSAAEQFHASGVIAVVVVALYLGHRAWEVDFATRLQEEAVWKMVAFVLESAVFALIGLQLPVVLKGLGAYEGLDAAWYAVALFLVVVATRFLWVYPATFLPRLLSARIRAREANPTWRGPIVIAWAGMRGVVSLAIAFSIPLTVDHGDAPFPHRNLILFLTFTTVIGTLVVQGLTLPPLIRLLRFPEADPQAATLAEANAQAQASRVAEERLDALLSDERNALPPPLADRLRSVLERRRNAVWERLGQANPVTGETVDDTYRRLAREMISAEREMFVRLRDGRYIDDEMLRTLLRRLDLEEAAAYRETA; encoded by the coding sequence ATGGACGTGATGCCACTGCTGTTGCTGGTGGCCGGCAGCGCGGCGGTCGCGGCCGCGGCACGGCGCACCCCGGTGCCCGCGCCGCTGCTGCTGGTGGCGGTCGGCCTGGTGGTGTCCTACGTGCCCGGGGTGCCCGACTACACCCTTGACCCGGACGTGGTACTGCCGCTCCTGCTGCCGCCGCTGCTGTACACGTCGGCCACCGACAGCTCCTACCTCGACCTGCGCGCCCAGATGCGGCCGGTGGCCCTGCTGTCGGTCGGGTACGTGCTCTTCGCGACCTTCGCCGTCGGCTGGGCCGCCTACCTGATCGTCCCCGGGCTGCCGCTGACGGCGGCGCTGGTGCTGGGCGCGGTGGTGGCGCCACCGGACGCGGTCGCCGCCACGGCGGTGGCACGCCGGGTGGGCCTGCCCTCGCGGATCACCACCATCCTCCAGGGCGAGTCGCTGCTGAACGACGCCACCGCGATCACCGCCTACAAGGTGGCCCTCGCGGTCGTGGTCGGCGAGGGCGCCTCCTGGGCCGGTGGCATCGAGGAGTTCCTGGTGGCCGCGGTCGGCGGAACGGCCGTCGGCCTGATCCTGATGGCCCCGCTGCACTGGCTGCGGACCCACCTCAAGGAGCCCCTCCTCCAGAACACGCTCTCCCTGCTGATCCCCTTCGTCGCGTACTCGGCCGCCGAGCAGTTCCACGCCTCCGGCGTCATCGCCGTGGTCGTCGTCGCGCTCTACCTGGGCCACCGCGCGTGGGAGGTCGACTTCGCGACCCGCCTCCAGGAGGAGGCCGTGTGGAAGATGGTCGCCTTCGTCCTCGAGTCGGCGGTCTTCGCCCTGATCGGCCTCCAGCTCCCCGTGGTCCTGAAGGGCCTGGGCGCCTACGAGGGCCTGGACGCCGCCTGGTACGCCGTGGCGCTCTTCCTCGTGGTCGTGGCGACGCGCTTCCTCTGGGTGTACCCGGCGACCTTCCTGCCCCGCCTGCTGTCGGCCCGCATCCGCGCGCGGGAGGCCAACCCGACGTGGCGGGGACCGATAGTCATCGCCTGGGCCGGCATGCGGGGCGTGGTCTCGCTGGCCATCGCCTTCTCCATCCCGCTGACCGTGGACCACGGTGACGCGCCCTTCCCGCACCGCAATCTGATCCTCTTCCTCACCTTCACGACGGTCATCGGCACCCTGGTGGTGCAGGGACTGACCCTGCCCCCGCTGATCCGGCTCCTGAGATTCCCCGAGGCCGACCCGCAGGCCGCGACGCTCGCCGAGGCCAACGCCCAGGCGCAGGCCTCCCGCGTCGCCGAGGAGCGTCTGGACGCGCTCCTGTCCGACGAGCGCAACGCCCTGCCCCCGCCGCTGGCCGACCGCCTGCGCAGCGTGCTGGAGCGCCGCCGCAACGCCGTCTGGGAGCGGCTCGGGCAGGCCAACCCGGTCACCGGCGAAACCGTCGACGACACCTACCGGCGCCTCGCGCGCGAGATGATCAGCGCCGAGCGCGAGATGTTCGTCCGGTTGCGGGACGGCCGCTACATCGACGACGAGATGCTGCGCACGCTGCTGCGGCGACTGGACCTGGAGGAGGCGGCGGCCTACCGCGAGACGGCGTAG
- a CDS encoding UBP-type zinc finger domain-containing protein, protein MKQCTHADALPHPEPVPLGETCPECLRDGTHPVQLRLCLTCGHVGCCDSSPSRHATEHHKESGHPVMRTFEPGENWRWCFVDHVLV, encoded by the coding sequence ATGAAACAGTGCACGCACGCCGACGCGCTGCCCCACCCCGAACCCGTCCCCCTCGGCGAGACGTGTCCGGAGTGCCTGCGGGACGGCACCCATCCTGTGCAACTGCGGTTGTGCCTGACGTGCGGCCACGTCGGCTGCTGCGACTCGTCGCCGAGCCGGCACGCGACGGAGCACCACAAGGAGTCGGGTCATCCGGTGATGCGGACCTTCGAACCCGGCGAGAACTGGCGCTGGTGTTTCGTCGACCATGTGCTCGTATGA
- a CDS encoding anti-sigma regulatory factor: MSQIAGEPATQDFVEVRLPAAGAYLSVLRTATAGLAARLDFTLDEIEDLRIAVDEACAILLQQAVPGSVLSCVFRLVDDSLEVTVSAPTTDGHAPSRDTFAWTVLSALAGKVSSAVDEDKTVTISLYKQRGAGPGPA, encoded by the coding sequence GTGTCCCAGATCGCAGGCGAGCCCGCGACCCAGGACTTCGTCGAAGTCCGGCTGCCGGCTGCGGGTGCCTACCTGTCGGTGCTGCGGACGGCCACGGCCGGCCTCGCGGCCCGTTTGGACTTCACCCTGGACGAGATCGAGGACCTGCGCATCGCGGTGGACGAGGCCTGCGCGATCCTGCTCCAGCAGGCCGTGCCCGGCTCGGTTCTCAGCTGTGTGTTCCGACTCGTCGACGACTCGCTGGAAGTCACCGTCTCCGCGCCGACCACGGACGGGCACGCCCCCTCGCGGGACACCTTCGCCTGGACCGTCCTGTCCGCCCTCGCGGGCAAGGTGTCCTCCGCCGTCGACGAGGACAAGACCGTGACGATCAGCCTCTACAAACAACGCGGCGCGGGACCCGGGCCGGCGTGA
- a CDS encoding RNA polymerase sigma factor SigF, producing the protein MRDEERGARELPAGKADIPVSPDGSRRMADGIDGIPEQARPHPEDDSASAQAGPPEGAVQGSPRERRIGGSPPGRAEARARQRATGGTMSEHGRDGEQSVPGTRHEPPATPVAGDRSGARAMFVELRKLESTSAEYAEMRNQLVRMHLPLVEHLARRFRNRGEPLDDLTQVATIGLIKSVDRFDPERGVEFSTYATPTVVGEIKRHFRDKGWAVRVPRRLQELRLALTTATAELSQQHGRSPTVHELAEKLAISEEEVLEGLESANAYSTLSLDVPDTDDESPAVADTLGAEDEALEGVEYRESLKPLLEDLPPREKRILLLRFFGNMTQSQIAQEVGISQMHVSRLLARTLAQLREKLLVEE; encoded by the coding sequence GTGCGGGACGAAGAGCGCGGCGCACGGGAGCTGCCGGCCGGAAAGGCCGACATTCCCGTCTCTCCGGACGGTTCCCGACGCATGGCGGACGGTATCGACGGCATTCCGGAGCAGGCCCGGCCGCATCCGGAGGACGACTCGGCCTCCGCGCAGGCCGGTCCGCCGGAAGGCGCCGTGCAGGGCTCGCCTCGGGAGAGGCGGATCGGGGGCTCGCCCCCAGGCCGAGCAGAGGCGAGGGCTCGACAGAGGGCGACGGGCGGGACAATGAGCGAGCACGGGCGAGACGGCGAACAGAGCGTGCCGGGCACGCGGCACGAACCACCGGCAACCCCCGTGGCGGGGGACCGCAGCGGGGCACGCGCGATGTTCGTCGAGCTGCGCAAGCTCGAGAGCACCAGTGCCGAGTACGCGGAGATGCGCAACCAGCTGGTCCGCATGCATCTGCCGCTCGTCGAGCACCTCGCGCGGCGCTTCCGCAACCGCGGCGAGCCGCTCGACGACCTCACCCAGGTCGCCACCATCGGCCTGATCAAGTCGGTCGACCGCTTCGACCCGGAGCGCGGCGTGGAGTTCTCCACGTACGCGACCCCGACGGTGGTCGGCGAGATCAAGCGGCACTTCCGTGACAAGGGCTGGGCGGTGCGGGTGCCGCGTCGGCTCCAGGAGCTGCGCCTGGCGCTGACCACGGCGACGGCCGAGCTGTCGCAGCAGCACGGCCGCTCCCCCACGGTCCATGAGCTCGCCGAGAAGCTGGCCATCTCGGAGGAGGAGGTCCTGGAGGGCCTGGAGTCGGCCAACGCGTACTCCACGCTCTCGCTGGACGTGCCCGACACCGACGACGAGTCGCCGGCCGTCGCGGACACCCTCGGCGCGGAGGACGAGGCGCTGGAGGGCGTCGAGTACCGGGAGTCCCTCAAGCCGCTCCTGGAGGACCTCCCGCCGCGCGAGAAGCGGATCCTGCTGCTGCGGTTCTTCGGCAACATGACCCAGTCGCAGATCGCGCAGGAGGTCGGCATCTCACAGATGCACGTCTCGCGTCTGCTGGCCCGCACGCTGGCCCAGCTGCGGGAGAAGCTGCTCGTCGAGGAGTAG
- a CDS encoding diacylglycerol/lipid kinase family protein, which yields MRALLVVNPAATTTSARTRDVLIHALASEMKLDAVTTEYRGHARDLGRQAADSGNVDLVVALGGDGTVNEVVNGLLHAGPDPESLPGLAVVPGGSTNVFARALGLPNDPVEATGALLDALREGSERTVGLGLAAGTPGTEDEAVPSRWFTFNAGLGFDAGVVGRVEQQRERGRRSTHALYIRQAVRQLLGESQRRHGSITLEREGVEPVTDLVLSIVCNTAPWTYLGNRPVYASPKASFDTGLDVLGLSRLSTASVARYGTQLLTSSPERGPHGKHAVSLHDLDRFTLHSKVPLPLQMDGDHLGLRTSVTFTGVRRALRVIV from the coding sequence ATGCGTGCACTTCTCGTGGTCAATCCGGCGGCAACCACTACCAGTGCACGGACGCGCGACGTCCTCATCCACGCGCTCGCGAGCGAGATGAAGCTCGACGCGGTCACCACGGAGTACCGGGGGCACGCGCGCGATCTGGGCCGGCAGGCCGCGGACAGCGGGAACGTCGACCTGGTCGTGGCGCTCGGCGGCGACGGGACGGTCAACGAGGTCGTCAACGGTCTTCTGCACGCGGGCCCCGATCCGGAGAGCCTGCCCGGCCTCGCGGTCGTCCCCGGTGGTTCCACCAATGTCTTCGCCCGTGCCCTGGGGCTGCCCAACGACCCGGTGGAGGCCACCGGCGCGCTGCTGGACGCCCTGCGTGAGGGCAGCGAGCGTACGGTCGGACTCGGCCTGGCCGCGGGCACGCCCGGCACGGAGGACGAGGCGGTGCCGTCGCGCTGGTTCACCTTCAACGCCGGGCTCGGCTTCGACGCCGGAGTGGTGGGGCGGGTGGAGCAGCAGCGCGAGCGCGGCAGGAGATCCACACACGCTCTCTACATCCGCCAGGCCGTTCGCCAGTTGTTGGGTGAGTCACAGCGACGGCACGGGTCGATCACGCTGGAACGGGAAGGCGTCGAACCGGTGACCGATTTGGTGCTGTCCATAGTCTGCAATACGGCTCCGTGGACCTATCTGGGCAATCGCCCGGTGTACGCGTCGCCTAAGGCCTCGTTCGATACAGGGCTCGACGTACTCGGTCTCAGCCGTCTGTCCACGGCCTCGGTTGCCCGATATGGCACCCAGTTGCTCACTTCGTCCCCCGAGCGGGGACCACACGGCAAGCATGCGGTCTCACTGCACGATCTGGACCGGTTCACCTTGCATTCGAAGGTCCCTTTGCCCCTTCAGATGGACGGTGACCACCTGGGGCTGCGAACAAGCGTGACGTTCACAGGCGTACGCCGTGCACTGCGTGTGATTGTGTGA
- a CDS encoding WhiB family transcriptional regulator yields MDWRHNAVCREEDPELFFPIGNTGPALLQIEEAKAVCRRCPVMEQCLQWALESGQDSGVWGGLSEDERRAMKRRAARNRARQATA; encoded by the coding sequence ATGGACTGGCGTCACAACGCCGTTTGCCGCGAGGAAGACCCCGAGCTCTTCTTCCCCATCGGCAACACCGGTCCTGCGCTGCTGCAGATCGAGGAAGCCAAGGCCGTCTGCCGTCGCTGCCCGGTTATGGAGCAGTGTCTGCAGTGGGCGCTCGAGTCCGGCCAGGACTCCGGCGTCTGGGGTGGCCTCAGCGAGGACGAGCGTCGCGCCATGAAGCGCCGCGCCGCCCGCAACCGGGCCCGCCAGGCAACCGCCTGA